The Streptomyces laurentii genome contains a region encoding:
- a CDS encoding polyphosphate glucokinase (Nucleotide-Binding Domain of the sugar kinase/HSP70/actin superfamily; cd00012;~Polyphosphate glucokinase [Streptomyces venezuelae ATCC10712];~ROK family protein (putative glucokinase); TIGR00744;~identified by MetaGeneAnnotator; putative;~nucleotide binding site [chemical binding]), with the protein MNVFGVDIGGSGIKGAPVDLTRGDLAQARHKVLTPQPATPDDVAGRVVEVVSHFGWSGPIGVTFPGVVTGSTIRTAANVDKRWIGVDAGKLLGDRLGGLPVTVLNDADAAGIAEMSFGAGRGREGTVILLTLGTGIGSALFRGGVLVPNTELGHLELKGHDAEKRASSKAREDEDLSWEHWATRRLQKYLEHVEMLFSPELFIIGGGVSRKADKFLPLIEGITAEIVPAQLQNNAGIVGAAMAARVG; encoded by the coding sequence ATGAACGTCTTCGGAGTGGACATCGGCGGCTCGGGTATCAAGGGCGCCCCCGTGGACCTGACCCGCGGCGACCTGGCCCAGGCCCGCCACAAGGTACTCACCCCGCAGCCCGCGACGCCCGACGACGTCGCGGGCCGCGTCGTCGAGGTGGTCAGCCACTTCGGCTGGTCCGGGCCGATCGGCGTCACCTTCCCCGGCGTCGTGACCGGTTCCACGATCCGTACCGCCGCCAACGTCGACAAGCGCTGGATCGGCGTCGACGCCGGCAAGCTCCTAGGCGACCGGCTCGGCGGCCTGCCCGTCACCGTCCTCAACGACGCCGACGCCGCCGGCATCGCCGAGATGTCCTTCGGCGCCGGCCGGGGCCGCGAGGGCACCGTCATCCTGCTCACCCTCGGCACCGGCATCGGCTCCGCCCTCTTCCGCGGCGGCGTCCTCGTCCCCAACACCGAGCTGGGGCACCTGGAGCTCAAGGGCCACGACGCCGAGAAGCGCGCCTCGTCGAAGGCGCGCGAGGACGAGGACCTGAGCTGGGAACACTGGGCGACCCGGCGGCTCCAGAAGTACCTGGAGCACGTGGAGATGCTGTTCTCGCCGGAGTTGTTCATCATCGGCGGCGGTGTCAGCCGGAAGGCCGACAAGTTCCTGCCGCTGATCGAGGGCATCACGGCGGAGATCGTGCCGGCGCAGCTCCAGAACAACGCGGGGATCGTCGGCGCGGCGATGGCGGCGCGGGTCGGCTAG
- a CDS encoding integral membrane protein (Integral membrane protein [Streptomyces fulvissimus DSM40593];~UniProt-pubmed:11572948; UniProt-pubmed:20624727; UniProt-pubmed:21463507; UniProt-pubmed:18375553; UniProt-pubmed:12000953; UniProt-pubmed:20064060; UniProt-pubmed:21551298;~identified by MetaGeneAnnotator; putative): MSRTWFPARSDLRWWGGAAAQNTRTAGPPPAAGRPQSPPAPPGALVEGAAVYRVAAKPRPGRPRVQRPAPPVVAALRRLPNPRLTGLGAGLFASAVMLVIGFLDWLLFGGSPAVYGLLFLPVSALTAAWVRTADLVTAPIGVPIAFAVGVVPVSGGTGGIGGQAMALVTALAVHAGWLYGGTLVAGLVASVRKVRAMNRRQRGPAGPGGQPPVRPVRRPAPERS; this comes from the coding sequence GTGTCCCGAACCTGGTTCCCGGCCCGTTCCGACCTACGTTGGTGGGGTGGAGCAGCAGCACAGAACACGCGAACCGCAGGCCCGCCGCCCGCCGCGGGCCGGCCGCAGAGCCCCCCGGCCCCGCCCGGCGCGCTCGTCGAGGGCGCGGCGGTCTACCGGGTCGCCGCGAAACCGCGCCCCGGCCGCCCCCGGGTCCAGCGGCCCGCGCCGCCGGTGGTCGCGGCGCTGCGCCGGCTGCCCAACCCCCGGCTCACCGGGCTCGGCGCCGGGCTCTTCGCCTCGGCCGTGATGCTGGTGATCGGGTTCCTCGACTGGCTGCTGTTCGGCGGCTCCCCCGCCGTCTACGGCCTGCTGTTCCTGCCGGTCAGCGCCCTGACCGCGGCCTGGGTACGGACCGCCGACCTGGTCACCGCCCCCATCGGGGTGCCGATCGCGTTCGCCGTCGGCGTCGTGCCCGTCTCGGGCGGTACGGGCGGGATCGGCGGCCAGGCCATGGCGCTGGTGACGGCGCTGGCCGTGCACGCCGGGTGGCTGTACGGCGGTACCCTCGTCGCCGGTCTCGTCGCGAGCGTACGGAAGGTACGGGCCATGAACCGCCGCCAGCGCGGCCCCGCCGGCCCGGGCGGGCAGCCTCCCGTACGGCCGGTGCGCCGCCCCGCCCCTGAGCGGAGCTAG
- a CDS encoding 4-hydroxy-3-methylbut-2-enyl diphosphate reductase ((E)-4-hydroxy-3-methyl-but-2-enyl pyrophosphate reductase (IPP and DMAPP forming); TIGR00216;~4-hydroxy-3-methylbut-2-enyl diphosphate reductase [Streptomyces albus J1074];~LytB protein; cl00507;~identified by MetaGeneAnnotator; putative) yields the protein MTATPASTPASASPKRVLLAAPRGYCAGVDRAVIAVEKALEQYGAPIYVRHEIVHNKYVVQTLERKGAIFVDQATEVPPGNIVMFSAHGVAPTVHEEARLGRLATIDATCPLVTKVHKEAVRFAKDDFDILLIGHEGHEEVVGTSGEAPDHIQLVDGPADVAKVEVRDPSRVVWLSQTTLSVDETMETVDALKERFPGLISPPSDDICYATQNRQTAIKELAGDSDLVIVVGSKNSSNSQRMVDVALQAGAPAAYLVDFASEIDESWLEGVTTVGLSSGASVPDVLVQEVLEWLSRRDYLDVELVKTADESLTFSLPKELRDKDLRAVAETLGKE from the coding sequence ATGACTGCTACGCCCGCGTCGACGCCCGCGTCCGCCAGCCCGAAGCGTGTCCTGCTCGCCGCCCCCCGCGGCTACTGCGCGGGTGTGGACCGTGCCGTGATCGCCGTGGAGAAGGCCCTGGAGCAGTACGGCGCCCCGATCTACGTCCGGCACGAGATCGTCCACAACAAGTACGTCGTACAGACCCTGGAGCGGAAGGGCGCGATCTTCGTCGACCAGGCGACCGAGGTCCCGCCGGGCAACATCGTGATGTTCTCCGCGCACGGTGTCGCCCCGACCGTCCACGAGGAGGCCCGCCTCGGCCGCCTCGCCACCATCGACGCCACCTGCCCGCTGGTCACCAAGGTCCACAAGGAGGCCGTGCGGTTCGCGAAGGACGACTTCGACATCCTCCTCATCGGCCACGAGGGCCACGAGGAAGTCGTCGGCACCTCCGGCGAGGCCCCCGACCACATCCAGCTCGTCGACGGCCCCGCGGATGTCGCGAAGGTCGAGGTCCGCGACCCGTCCCGGGTCGTCTGGCTCTCCCAGACCACGCTCTCCGTCGACGAGACCATGGAGACGGTCGACGCGCTCAAGGAGCGCTTCCCCGGGCTGATCTCCCCGCCGTCCGACGACATCTGCTACGCGACGCAGAACCGTCAGACCGCCATCAAGGAGCTGGCCGGCGACTCCGATCTGGTGATCGTCGTCGGCTCGAAGAACTCCTCGAACTCGCAGCGCATGGTCGACGTCGCCCTGCAGGCCGGCGCCCCCGCCGCCTATCTTGTCGACTTCGCGAGCGAGATCGACGAGAGCTGGCTGGAGGGCGTCACCACGGTCGGCCTGTCCTCGGGCGCGTCGGTGCCGGACGTGCTGGTCCAGGAGGTCCTGGAGTGGCTGTCGCGGCGCGACTACCTGGACGTGGAGCTGGTCAAGACGGCCGACGAGTCGCTGACCTTCTCGCTGCCGAAGGAGCTGCGCGACAAGGACCTGCGGGCCGTCGCGGAGACGCTCGGCAAGGAGTGA